One segment of Ziziphus jujuba cultivar Dongzao chromosome 12, ASM3175591v1 DNA contains the following:
- the LOC107428855 gene encoding alpha-amylase 3, chloroplastic isoform X2, translating into MSTVNIKPLLHHCRRENPKPSYRSKLFNPCSFDCYSSKKFVSHGRSFFCDFKPPKSPPPIRATSNVTAVVETFESTDVFFKETFPLKRTELVEGKIFIRLGHGKNERKWQLTVGCSLPGKWILHWGVSYIDDIGTEWDQPPKGMIPHGSVRIKDYAIETPLRKSSSSFEGQTFQEVKIDFDSKSAIAAINFVLKDEESGAWYQHRGRDFKIPLVDYLEDDGNMVGAKWGFGVLPGALGQLSNIFLKAEESHSKDESNNIEPKEPGKESRRLEGFYEEMAIAKEVPVYNSVTVSVRKCPETDKNLLYLETDLPRDVVVHWGVCRDDARKWEIPAAPHPPDTVVFKDKALRTLLQSKDGGNRCYGLFTLEEGLEGFLFVLKIDENTWLKYKGNDFYIPLSSLSMSTSIPKQEKPEGAQVPGTTEKENEGSSVTEYTNGIIKEIRHLVSGISSEEILKTKTKEAQESILQEIEKLAAEAYSIFRSSIPTFTEEDVTEFEEPKRPATIKISSGTGTGFEIVCQGFNWESHKSGKWYLELKSKAEELSSLGFTVIWLPPPTESVSPEGYMPKDLYNLNSRYGTIDELKEIVKKFHELGIRVLGDVVLNHRCAHYQNQNGVWNLFGGRLNWDDRAVVADDPHFQGRGNKSSGDNFHAAPNIDHSQDFVRKDIKEWLCWLRKEVGYDGWRLDFARGFWGGYVKDYLDASEPSFAVGEYWDSLSYTYGEMDHNQDAHRQRIVDWINATNGTAGAFDVTTKGILHAALERCEYWRLSDQKGRPPGVVGWWPSRAVTFIENHDTGSTQGHWRFPGRKEMQGYAYILTHPGTPSVFYDHIFSHYRSEIGALLSLRVRNNIHCRSRVQISKAERDVYAAIIDEKVAMKIGPGHYEPPSGSQKWSLVAEGTDYKVWELS; encoded by the exons ATGTCGACCGTTAACATAAAGCCTCTTCTTCATCATTGTCGTAGAGAAAACCCTAAGCCCTCTTACAGATCGAAGCTATTCAATCCTTGTTCCTTCGATTGCTATTCTTCCAAGAAGTTCGTCTCCCATGGCCGAAGCTTCTTCTGCGATTTCAAGCCTCCCAAATCTCCTCCTCCTATCAGAGCCACTTCCAATGTCACAGCTGTCGTTGAGACCTTTGAATCCACTGATGTCTTCTTCAAGGAAACTTTTCCTCTCAAAAGAACTGAactg GTGGAGGGAAAGATCTTCATCAGATTAGGTCATGgtaagaatgaaagaaaatggcAGCTCACCGTGGGTTGTAGTCTTCCAGGAAAATGGATTCTTCATTGGGGAGTTTCTTATATTGATGACATTGGCAC TGAATGGGATCAACCTCCAAAAGGAATGATACCCCACGGTTCAGTGCGTATCAAG GACTATGCGATAGAGACACCCCTGCgaaaatcatcatcatcttttgaAGGTCAGACATTTCAAGAAGTGAAGATTGATTTTGATTCCAAGAGTGCGATTGCTGCGATAAATTTCGTTTTGAAG GATGAAGAATCAGGTGCTTGGTATCAACACAGAGGGAGAGATTTTAAAATACCACTTGTGGACTACCTGGAAGATGATGGCAATATGGTTGGAGCAAAATGGGGCTTCGGTGTATTGCCAG GAGCTCTGGGACAACTTTCAAACATATTCCTCAAAGCAGAAGAATCTCATTCTAAAGATGAAAGTAACAACATTGAACCGAAAGAACCTGGAAAAGAAAGCAGGCGCCTAGAAGGGTTTTATGAAGAAATGGCTATTGCAAAAGAAGTTCCTGTTTATAACTCAGTCACTGTTTCTGTTAGGAAATGTCCTGAGACAGACAAAAATCTTCTATACCTGGAAACAGATCTACCTCGAGATGTAGTTGTTCACTGGGGAGTATGCAGGGATGATGCACGAAAATGGGAAATTCCAGCTGCCCCACATCCACCAGATACTGTTGTATTCAAGGACAAGGCTCTGAGGACTCTATTACAG TCAAAAGACGGTGGAAATAGATGCTATGGATTGTTTACTTTAGAAGAAGGACTTGAaggatttctttttgttctcaaGATAGATGAGAATACTTGGTTGAAGTATAAAGGAAATGACTTTTACATTCCCCTTTCAAGCTTGAGTATGTCCACTTCTATTCCCAAACAGGAAAAACCTGAAGGTGCACAGGTTCCTGGAACAACTGAGAAAGAGAATGAAGGAAGCTCTGTTACTGAATATACCAATGGAATAATCAAAGAAATTAGGCATTTGGTAAGTGGCATTTCCTCTGAGGAAATTCTGAAGACCAAAACCAAAGAAGCACAAGAAAGCATTCTTCAAGAAATTGAAAAGCTGGCTGCTGAAGCCTACAGTATCTTTAGAAGCTCGATTCCAACTTTTACAGAGGAAGATGTGACAGAATTTGAGGAACCAAAACGTCCTGCCACTATCAAAATATCCTCAGGGACAGGCACAGGGTTTGAAATAGTATGCCAAGGGTTTAATTGGGAATCGCATAAATCTGGTAAATGGTACTTGGAACTCAAAAGTAAAGCAGAAGAGTTATCTTCACTTGGTTTCACAGTGATTTGGTTGCCACCACCTACAGAATCTGTGTCTCCTGAAGGGTACATGCCAAAAGATTTGTACAATCTAAATTCCAG ATATGGAACTATTGATGAGTTGAAGGAGATTGTAAAGAAATTCCATGAACTTGGCATTCGAGTTCTTGGAGATGTTGTTTTGAATCACCGCTGTGCAcactatcaaaatcaaaatggtgTATGGAACTTATTTGGTGGTCGTTTAAATTGGGATGATCGGGCAGTTGTGGCAGATGACCCACACTTTCAG GGTAGGGGCAACAAAAGTAGTGGTGATAATTTCCATGCTGCTCCAAACATTGATCATTCACAAGACTTTGTGAGGAAGGATATCAAAGAATGGTTGTGCTGGCTAAG GAAAGAAGTTGGGTATGATGGGTGGAGGCTAGATTTTGCGAGAGGATTTTGGGGTGGTTATGTCAAGGACTACCTGGATGCTAGTGAGCCCTCCTTTGCTGTTGGTGAGTACTGGGATTCTCTTAGTTACACATATGGCGAAATGGATCACAATCAAGATGCACATCGACAGAGAATTGTTGACTGGATTAATGCTACCAATGGCACTGCTGGTGCATTTGATGTAACAACAAAAGGAATTCTTCATGCG GCATTGGAAAGATGTGAATATTGGCGATTATCAGATCAGAAGGGGAGGCCTCCTGGTGTTGTTGGATGGTGGCCATCTCGTGCTGTCACCTTTATAGAGAATCATGACACTGGTTCTACCCAG GGGCATTGGAGGTTTCCAGGTAGAAAGGAAATGCAAGGATATGCTTACATTCTGACTCATCCAGGAACACCGTCAGTATTTTATGACCATATTTTCTCTCACTACAGATCTGAAATAGGAGCTCTACTCTCTCTTAGGGTCCGGAACAATATCCATTGTCGGAGTAGA GTTCAAATCAGTAAGGCGGAAAGAGATGTATATGCAGCCATCATTGATGAAAAAGTTGCCATGAAGATTGGGCCAGGTCATTATGAGCCCCCTAGTGGGTCCCAAAAATGGTCACTAGTAGCCGAGGGAACAGACTATAAGGTCTGGGAGTTATCCTGA
- the LOC107428855 gene encoding alpha-amylase 3, chloroplastic isoform X1 → MSTVNIKPLLHHCRRENPKPSYRSKLFNPCSFDCYSSKKFVSHGRSFFCDFKPPKSPPPIRATSNVTAVVETFESTDVFFKETFPLKRTELVEGKIFIRLGHGKNERKWQLTVGCSLPGKWILHWGVSYIDDIGTSEWDQPPKGMIPHGSVRIKDYAIETPLRKSSSSFEGQTFQEVKIDFDSKSAIAAINFVLKDEESGAWYQHRGRDFKIPLVDYLEDDGNMVGAKWGFGVLPGALGQLSNIFLKAEESHSKDESNNIEPKEPGKESRRLEGFYEEMAIAKEVPVYNSVTVSVRKCPETDKNLLYLETDLPRDVVVHWGVCRDDARKWEIPAAPHPPDTVVFKDKALRTLLQSKDGGNRCYGLFTLEEGLEGFLFVLKIDENTWLKYKGNDFYIPLSSLSMSTSIPKQEKPEGAQVPGTTEKENEGSSVTEYTNGIIKEIRHLVSGISSEEILKTKTKEAQESILQEIEKLAAEAYSIFRSSIPTFTEEDVTEFEEPKRPATIKISSGTGTGFEIVCQGFNWESHKSGKWYLELKSKAEELSSLGFTVIWLPPPTESVSPEGYMPKDLYNLNSRYGTIDELKEIVKKFHELGIRVLGDVVLNHRCAHYQNQNGVWNLFGGRLNWDDRAVVADDPHFQGRGNKSSGDNFHAAPNIDHSQDFVRKDIKEWLCWLRKEVGYDGWRLDFARGFWGGYVKDYLDASEPSFAVGEYWDSLSYTYGEMDHNQDAHRQRIVDWINATNGTAGAFDVTTKGILHAALERCEYWRLSDQKGRPPGVVGWWPSRAVTFIENHDTGSTQGHWRFPGRKEMQGYAYILTHPGTPSVFYDHIFSHYRSEIGALLSLRVRNNIHCRSRVQISKAERDVYAAIIDEKVAMKIGPGHYEPPSGSQKWSLVAEGTDYKVWELS, encoded by the exons ATGTCGACCGTTAACATAAAGCCTCTTCTTCATCATTGTCGTAGAGAAAACCCTAAGCCCTCTTACAGATCGAAGCTATTCAATCCTTGTTCCTTCGATTGCTATTCTTCCAAGAAGTTCGTCTCCCATGGCCGAAGCTTCTTCTGCGATTTCAAGCCTCCCAAATCTCCTCCTCCTATCAGAGCCACTTCCAATGTCACAGCTGTCGTTGAGACCTTTGAATCCACTGATGTCTTCTTCAAGGAAACTTTTCCTCTCAAAAGAACTGAactg GTGGAGGGAAAGATCTTCATCAGATTAGGTCATGgtaagaatgaaagaaaatggcAGCTCACCGTGGGTTGTAGTCTTCCAGGAAAATGGATTCTTCATTGGGGAGTTTCTTATATTGATGACATTGGCAC CAGTGAATGGGATCAACCTCCAAAAGGAATGATACCCCACGGTTCAGTGCGTATCAAG GACTATGCGATAGAGACACCCCTGCgaaaatcatcatcatcttttgaAGGTCAGACATTTCAAGAAGTGAAGATTGATTTTGATTCCAAGAGTGCGATTGCTGCGATAAATTTCGTTTTGAAG GATGAAGAATCAGGTGCTTGGTATCAACACAGAGGGAGAGATTTTAAAATACCACTTGTGGACTACCTGGAAGATGATGGCAATATGGTTGGAGCAAAATGGGGCTTCGGTGTATTGCCAG GAGCTCTGGGACAACTTTCAAACATATTCCTCAAAGCAGAAGAATCTCATTCTAAAGATGAAAGTAACAACATTGAACCGAAAGAACCTGGAAAAGAAAGCAGGCGCCTAGAAGGGTTTTATGAAGAAATGGCTATTGCAAAAGAAGTTCCTGTTTATAACTCAGTCACTGTTTCTGTTAGGAAATGTCCTGAGACAGACAAAAATCTTCTATACCTGGAAACAGATCTACCTCGAGATGTAGTTGTTCACTGGGGAGTATGCAGGGATGATGCACGAAAATGGGAAATTCCAGCTGCCCCACATCCACCAGATACTGTTGTATTCAAGGACAAGGCTCTGAGGACTCTATTACAG TCAAAAGACGGTGGAAATAGATGCTATGGATTGTTTACTTTAGAAGAAGGACTTGAaggatttctttttgttctcaaGATAGATGAGAATACTTGGTTGAAGTATAAAGGAAATGACTTTTACATTCCCCTTTCAAGCTTGAGTATGTCCACTTCTATTCCCAAACAGGAAAAACCTGAAGGTGCACAGGTTCCTGGAACAACTGAGAAAGAGAATGAAGGAAGCTCTGTTACTGAATATACCAATGGAATAATCAAAGAAATTAGGCATTTGGTAAGTGGCATTTCCTCTGAGGAAATTCTGAAGACCAAAACCAAAGAAGCACAAGAAAGCATTCTTCAAGAAATTGAAAAGCTGGCTGCTGAAGCCTACAGTATCTTTAGAAGCTCGATTCCAACTTTTACAGAGGAAGATGTGACAGAATTTGAGGAACCAAAACGTCCTGCCACTATCAAAATATCCTCAGGGACAGGCACAGGGTTTGAAATAGTATGCCAAGGGTTTAATTGGGAATCGCATAAATCTGGTAAATGGTACTTGGAACTCAAAAGTAAAGCAGAAGAGTTATCTTCACTTGGTTTCACAGTGATTTGGTTGCCACCACCTACAGAATCTGTGTCTCCTGAAGGGTACATGCCAAAAGATTTGTACAATCTAAATTCCAG ATATGGAACTATTGATGAGTTGAAGGAGATTGTAAAGAAATTCCATGAACTTGGCATTCGAGTTCTTGGAGATGTTGTTTTGAATCACCGCTGTGCAcactatcaaaatcaaaatggtgTATGGAACTTATTTGGTGGTCGTTTAAATTGGGATGATCGGGCAGTTGTGGCAGATGACCCACACTTTCAG GGTAGGGGCAACAAAAGTAGTGGTGATAATTTCCATGCTGCTCCAAACATTGATCATTCACAAGACTTTGTGAGGAAGGATATCAAAGAATGGTTGTGCTGGCTAAG GAAAGAAGTTGGGTATGATGGGTGGAGGCTAGATTTTGCGAGAGGATTTTGGGGTGGTTATGTCAAGGACTACCTGGATGCTAGTGAGCCCTCCTTTGCTGTTGGTGAGTACTGGGATTCTCTTAGTTACACATATGGCGAAATGGATCACAATCAAGATGCACATCGACAGAGAATTGTTGACTGGATTAATGCTACCAATGGCACTGCTGGTGCATTTGATGTAACAACAAAAGGAATTCTTCATGCG GCATTGGAAAGATGTGAATATTGGCGATTATCAGATCAGAAGGGGAGGCCTCCTGGTGTTGTTGGATGGTGGCCATCTCGTGCTGTCACCTTTATAGAGAATCATGACACTGGTTCTACCCAG GGGCATTGGAGGTTTCCAGGTAGAAAGGAAATGCAAGGATATGCTTACATTCTGACTCATCCAGGAACACCGTCAGTATTTTATGACCATATTTTCTCTCACTACAGATCTGAAATAGGAGCTCTACTCTCTCTTAGGGTCCGGAACAATATCCATTGTCGGAGTAGA GTTCAAATCAGTAAGGCGGAAAGAGATGTATATGCAGCCATCATTGATGAAAAAGTTGCCATGAAGATTGGGCCAGGTCATTATGAGCCCCCTAGTGGGTCCCAAAAATGGTCACTAGTAGCCGAGGGAACAGACTATAAGGTCTGGGAGTTATCCTGA
- the LOC107428855 gene encoding alpha-amylase 3, chloroplastic isoform X3, producing the protein MAEASSAISSLPNLLLLSEPLPMSQLSLRPLNPLMSSSRKLFLSKELNCEWDQPPKGMIPHGSVRIKDYAIETPLRKSSSSFEGQTFQEVKIDFDSKSAIAAINFVLKDEESGAWYQHRGRDFKIPLVDYLEDDGNMVGAKWGFGVLPGALGQLSNIFLKAEESHSKDESNNIEPKEPGKESRRLEGFYEEMAIAKEVPVYNSVTVSVRKCPETDKNLLYLETDLPRDVVVHWGVCRDDARKWEIPAAPHPPDTVVFKDKALRTLLQSKDGGNRCYGLFTLEEGLEGFLFVLKIDENTWLKYKGNDFYIPLSSLSMSTSIPKQEKPEGAQVPGTTEKENEGSSVTEYTNGIIKEIRHLVSGISSEEILKTKTKEAQESILQEIEKLAAEAYSIFRSSIPTFTEEDVTEFEEPKRPATIKISSGTGTGFEIVCQGFNWESHKSGKWYLELKSKAEELSSLGFTVIWLPPPTESVSPEGYMPKDLYNLNSRYGTIDELKEIVKKFHELGIRVLGDVVLNHRCAHYQNQNGVWNLFGGRLNWDDRAVVADDPHFQGRGNKSSGDNFHAAPNIDHSQDFVRKDIKEWLCWLRKEVGYDGWRLDFARGFWGGYVKDYLDASEPSFAVGEYWDSLSYTYGEMDHNQDAHRQRIVDWINATNGTAGAFDVTTKGILHAALERCEYWRLSDQKGRPPGVVGWWPSRAVTFIENHDTGSTQGHWRFPGRKEMQGYAYILTHPGTPSVFYDHIFSHYRSEIGALLSLRVRNNIHCRSRVQISKAERDVYAAIIDEKVAMKIGPGHYEPPSGSQKWSLVAEGTDYKVWELS; encoded by the exons ATGGCCGAAGCTTCTTCTGCGATTTCAAGCCTCCCAAATCTCCTCCTCCTATCAGAGCCACTTCCAATGTCACAGCTGTCGTTGAGACCTTTGAATCCACTGATGTCTTCTTCAAGGAAACTTTTCCTCTCAAAAGAACTGAactg TGAATGGGATCAACCTCCAAAAGGAATGATACCCCACGGTTCAGTGCGTATCAAG GACTATGCGATAGAGACACCCCTGCgaaaatcatcatcatcttttgaAGGTCAGACATTTCAAGAAGTGAAGATTGATTTTGATTCCAAGAGTGCGATTGCTGCGATAAATTTCGTTTTGAAG GATGAAGAATCAGGTGCTTGGTATCAACACAGAGGGAGAGATTTTAAAATACCACTTGTGGACTACCTGGAAGATGATGGCAATATGGTTGGAGCAAAATGGGGCTTCGGTGTATTGCCAG GAGCTCTGGGACAACTTTCAAACATATTCCTCAAAGCAGAAGAATCTCATTCTAAAGATGAAAGTAACAACATTGAACCGAAAGAACCTGGAAAAGAAAGCAGGCGCCTAGAAGGGTTTTATGAAGAAATGGCTATTGCAAAAGAAGTTCCTGTTTATAACTCAGTCACTGTTTCTGTTAGGAAATGTCCTGAGACAGACAAAAATCTTCTATACCTGGAAACAGATCTACCTCGAGATGTAGTTGTTCACTGGGGAGTATGCAGGGATGATGCACGAAAATGGGAAATTCCAGCTGCCCCACATCCACCAGATACTGTTGTATTCAAGGACAAGGCTCTGAGGACTCTATTACAG TCAAAAGACGGTGGAAATAGATGCTATGGATTGTTTACTTTAGAAGAAGGACTTGAaggatttctttttgttctcaaGATAGATGAGAATACTTGGTTGAAGTATAAAGGAAATGACTTTTACATTCCCCTTTCAAGCTTGAGTATGTCCACTTCTATTCCCAAACAGGAAAAACCTGAAGGTGCACAGGTTCCTGGAACAACTGAGAAAGAGAATGAAGGAAGCTCTGTTACTGAATATACCAATGGAATAATCAAAGAAATTAGGCATTTGGTAAGTGGCATTTCCTCTGAGGAAATTCTGAAGACCAAAACCAAAGAAGCACAAGAAAGCATTCTTCAAGAAATTGAAAAGCTGGCTGCTGAAGCCTACAGTATCTTTAGAAGCTCGATTCCAACTTTTACAGAGGAAGATGTGACAGAATTTGAGGAACCAAAACGTCCTGCCACTATCAAAATATCCTCAGGGACAGGCACAGGGTTTGAAATAGTATGCCAAGGGTTTAATTGGGAATCGCATAAATCTGGTAAATGGTACTTGGAACTCAAAAGTAAAGCAGAAGAGTTATCTTCACTTGGTTTCACAGTGATTTGGTTGCCACCACCTACAGAATCTGTGTCTCCTGAAGGGTACATGCCAAAAGATTTGTACAATCTAAATTCCAG ATATGGAACTATTGATGAGTTGAAGGAGATTGTAAAGAAATTCCATGAACTTGGCATTCGAGTTCTTGGAGATGTTGTTTTGAATCACCGCTGTGCAcactatcaaaatcaaaatggtgTATGGAACTTATTTGGTGGTCGTTTAAATTGGGATGATCGGGCAGTTGTGGCAGATGACCCACACTTTCAG GGTAGGGGCAACAAAAGTAGTGGTGATAATTTCCATGCTGCTCCAAACATTGATCATTCACAAGACTTTGTGAGGAAGGATATCAAAGAATGGTTGTGCTGGCTAAG GAAAGAAGTTGGGTATGATGGGTGGAGGCTAGATTTTGCGAGAGGATTTTGGGGTGGTTATGTCAAGGACTACCTGGATGCTAGTGAGCCCTCCTTTGCTGTTGGTGAGTACTGGGATTCTCTTAGTTACACATATGGCGAAATGGATCACAATCAAGATGCACATCGACAGAGAATTGTTGACTGGATTAATGCTACCAATGGCACTGCTGGTGCATTTGATGTAACAACAAAAGGAATTCTTCATGCG GCATTGGAAAGATGTGAATATTGGCGATTATCAGATCAGAAGGGGAGGCCTCCTGGTGTTGTTGGATGGTGGCCATCTCGTGCTGTCACCTTTATAGAGAATCATGACACTGGTTCTACCCAG GGGCATTGGAGGTTTCCAGGTAGAAAGGAAATGCAAGGATATGCTTACATTCTGACTCATCCAGGAACACCGTCAGTATTTTATGACCATATTTTCTCTCACTACAGATCTGAAATAGGAGCTCTACTCTCTCTTAGGGTCCGGAACAATATCCATTGTCGGAGTAGA GTTCAAATCAGTAAGGCGGAAAGAGATGTATATGCAGCCATCATTGATGAAAAAGTTGCCATGAAGATTGGGCCAGGTCATTATGAGCCCCCTAGTGGGTCCCAAAAATGGTCACTAGTAGCCGAGGGAACAGACTATAAGGTCTGGGAGTTATCCTGA
- the LOC107428855 gene encoding alpha-amylase 3, chloroplastic isoform X4, translating to MIPHGSVRIKDYAIETPLRKSSSSFEGQTFQEVKIDFDSKSAIAAINFVLKDEESGAWYQHRGRDFKIPLVDYLEDDGNMVGAKWGFGVLPGALGQLSNIFLKAEESHSKDESNNIEPKEPGKESRRLEGFYEEMAIAKEVPVYNSVTVSVRKCPETDKNLLYLETDLPRDVVVHWGVCRDDARKWEIPAAPHPPDTVVFKDKALRTLLQSKDGGNRCYGLFTLEEGLEGFLFVLKIDENTWLKYKGNDFYIPLSSLSMSTSIPKQEKPEGAQVPGTTEKENEGSSVTEYTNGIIKEIRHLVSGISSEEILKTKTKEAQESILQEIEKLAAEAYSIFRSSIPTFTEEDVTEFEEPKRPATIKISSGTGTGFEIVCQGFNWESHKSGKWYLELKSKAEELSSLGFTVIWLPPPTESVSPEGYMPKDLYNLNSRYGTIDELKEIVKKFHELGIRVLGDVVLNHRCAHYQNQNGVWNLFGGRLNWDDRAVVADDPHFQGRGNKSSGDNFHAAPNIDHSQDFVRKDIKEWLCWLRKEVGYDGWRLDFARGFWGGYVKDYLDASEPSFAVGEYWDSLSYTYGEMDHNQDAHRQRIVDWINATNGTAGAFDVTTKGILHAALERCEYWRLSDQKGRPPGVVGWWPSRAVTFIENHDTGSTQGHWRFPGRKEMQGYAYILTHPGTPSVFYDHIFSHYRSEIGALLSLRVRNNIHCRSRVQISKAERDVYAAIIDEKVAMKIGPGHYEPPSGSQKWSLVAEGTDYKVWELS from the exons ATGATACCCCACGGTTCAGTGCGTATCAAG GACTATGCGATAGAGACACCCCTGCgaaaatcatcatcatcttttgaAGGTCAGACATTTCAAGAAGTGAAGATTGATTTTGATTCCAAGAGTGCGATTGCTGCGATAAATTTCGTTTTGAAG GATGAAGAATCAGGTGCTTGGTATCAACACAGAGGGAGAGATTTTAAAATACCACTTGTGGACTACCTGGAAGATGATGGCAATATGGTTGGAGCAAAATGGGGCTTCGGTGTATTGCCAG GAGCTCTGGGACAACTTTCAAACATATTCCTCAAAGCAGAAGAATCTCATTCTAAAGATGAAAGTAACAACATTGAACCGAAAGAACCTGGAAAAGAAAGCAGGCGCCTAGAAGGGTTTTATGAAGAAATGGCTATTGCAAAAGAAGTTCCTGTTTATAACTCAGTCACTGTTTCTGTTAGGAAATGTCCTGAGACAGACAAAAATCTTCTATACCTGGAAACAGATCTACCTCGAGATGTAGTTGTTCACTGGGGAGTATGCAGGGATGATGCACGAAAATGGGAAATTCCAGCTGCCCCACATCCACCAGATACTGTTGTATTCAAGGACAAGGCTCTGAGGACTCTATTACAG TCAAAAGACGGTGGAAATAGATGCTATGGATTGTTTACTTTAGAAGAAGGACTTGAaggatttctttttgttctcaaGATAGATGAGAATACTTGGTTGAAGTATAAAGGAAATGACTTTTACATTCCCCTTTCAAGCTTGAGTATGTCCACTTCTATTCCCAAACAGGAAAAACCTGAAGGTGCACAGGTTCCTGGAACAACTGAGAAAGAGAATGAAGGAAGCTCTGTTACTGAATATACCAATGGAATAATCAAAGAAATTAGGCATTTGGTAAGTGGCATTTCCTCTGAGGAAATTCTGAAGACCAAAACCAAAGAAGCACAAGAAAGCATTCTTCAAGAAATTGAAAAGCTGGCTGCTGAAGCCTACAGTATCTTTAGAAGCTCGATTCCAACTTTTACAGAGGAAGATGTGACAGAATTTGAGGAACCAAAACGTCCTGCCACTATCAAAATATCCTCAGGGACAGGCACAGGGTTTGAAATAGTATGCCAAGGGTTTAATTGGGAATCGCATAAATCTGGTAAATGGTACTTGGAACTCAAAAGTAAAGCAGAAGAGTTATCTTCACTTGGTTTCACAGTGATTTGGTTGCCACCACCTACAGAATCTGTGTCTCCTGAAGGGTACATGCCAAAAGATTTGTACAATCTAAATTCCAG ATATGGAACTATTGATGAGTTGAAGGAGATTGTAAAGAAATTCCATGAACTTGGCATTCGAGTTCTTGGAGATGTTGTTTTGAATCACCGCTGTGCAcactatcaaaatcaaaatggtgTATGGAACTTATTTGGTGGTCGTTTAAATTGGGATGATCGGGCAGTTGTGGCAGATGACCCACACTTTCAG GGTAGGGGCAACAAAAGTAGTGGTGATAATTTCCATGCTGCTCCAAACATTGATCATTCACAAGACTTTGTGAGGAAGGATATCAAAGAATGGTTGTGCTGGCTAAG GAAAGAAGTTGGGTATGATGGGTGGAGGCTAGATTTTGCGAGAGGATTTTGGGGTGGTTATGTCAAGGACTACCTGGATGCTAGTGAGCCCTCCTTTGCTGTTGGTGAGTACTGGGATTCTCTTAGTTACACATATGGCGAAATGGATCACAATCAAGATGCACATCGACAGAGAATTGTTGACTGGATTAATGCTACCAATGGCACTGCTGGTGCATTTGATGTAACAACAAAAGGAATTCTTCATGCG GCATTGGAAAGATGTGAATATTGGCGATTATCAGATCAGAAGGGGAGGCCTCCTGGTGTTGTTGGATGGTGGCCATCTCGTGCTGTCACCTTTATAGAGAATCATGACACTGGTTCTACCCAG GGGCATTGGAGGTTTCCAGGTAGAAAGGAAATGCAAGGATATGCTTACATTCTGACTCATCCAGGAACACCGTCAGTATTTTATGACCATATTTTCTCTCACTACAGATCTGAAATAGGAGCTCTACTCTCTCTTAGGGTCCGGAACAATATCCATTGTCGGAGTAGA GTTCAAATCAGTAAGGCGGAAAGAGATGTATATGCAGCCATCATTGATGAAAAAGTTGCCATGAAGATTGGGCCAGGTCATTATGAGCCCCCTAGTGGGTCCCAAAAATGGTCACTAGTAGCCGAGGGAACAGACTATAAGGTCTGGGAGTTATCCTGA